ACCGTTGCACTTGTTGGTTTTCCAAACGTTGGGAAGAGCAGTCTCCTTAACGTTCTTACGAATTCTGAAAGCGAAGTTGGTTCATACGCCTTCACAACGCTGAAGGCCATCCCAGGAGTAATGGAATATAAAGGTGCTGAAATACAGATACTCGATCTCCCTGGTATAATAGAAAATGCTTCTTATGGTGCCGGGCGTGGAAGGGAAATACTTAGCACTGTTAGGTCTGCAGACCTAATTGTTATTGTTACAGATGTAGAAACAGGGGGATTAGATAAAATAGTGAAGGAACTCTATAATTCAGGTATAGTAGTCAATAGAAGAAGGAAAAATATCGAGATAAAGAAGACGACTTCTGGAGGCATAAGGGTTCACAAACCAAAAAACGTTGACATTGATTCAGAATATATCAGGCAACTAATGAAGGAGTTTAAGCTTGTAAATGCAGATGTATACATAAGGGAACAAGTAAACGAAGACGATATTATAGAGGCTGTTCAGAAAAATTACGTCTACATACCCTCAATTGTAGCGGTAAATAAAATTGATATGAACGGAGCTTTTGATACATCCCCACTTACGAGATTTGGAGAGGTGTTCAAAGTATCTGCAAAAAACAGAATAGGAATAGATGAACTCAGGGAGGGGATATACCGCTCTCTGAAATTGCTTCGCGTCTATTTAAGGAACAAGGCAGGAGTTGTTGATTTCGATAAGCCTCTAATACTCACAGATGGATCGACCGTTAGGGATGTTTGCAGGAAAATAAACAGGAGTCTGATAGATTCGTTCAGATACGCGATCATATCTGGAAAAAATAGGCCCATAGGAGAGCAGAGGGTTGGGATAGACTATCCTCTTCTAGACGAAGATATTGTCACCATAATTAGCAGGAATTGAGCTTTATCATTTATAACCTATATTTTTAATTTAACGGTTTCTTTTTACGTTTTTCTAATGACAAATTAATTCCTTTGCTTATATATCGGATATCTCTCCTTCATTCAATATATAAATTTTTCTTAGCTTTTCCAACGAATGAAAAATATAAATATTGTATAATAGAAGATTAATTAAAATAACACAGTTAGAAATATTGATGAGAATAACATATATAATCTCATATACACTGATTCATGCATGACACTTACTGTGTGCCCTTATTGTGGCACTGGATGCCAAATAAATGTGGAGTACCGCAATGGGCATTTTACTGTTCATGGTTACAACAAATCCATTGTCAACCAGGGAAAACTCTGTATAAAGGGATATCAGGGCCTCAGTTATTCTTCTTCTTCACAAAGATTAAACTATCCTATGATAAGAAAAAATGGAATACTCACTAAAGTCACTTGGAACGAGGCCCTCGACTACGTTTCAGAAAAGTTGAAGACAATTCGTAATAAGTACGGTGCTGATGCAGTTGCGTTTCAGTCTTCTGCAAAGTGTACAAACGAAGAAAACTACCTAATGCAGAAAATAGCAAGAATGTTTGGAACAAATAACATAGACCACTGTGCAAGAAGCTGCCATAGTTCCACAGTTGCCGGCTTAATCAAGACGATAGGTACAGCAGCGGCAACTGGATCTATCAAGAGCTTAAAATCTACGAAGACTTATTTTATCATAGGTTCGAATACCACAGAGCAGCACCCCATTATTGGAACTACGGTGCTTAAAGGCAAAAAAAGTGGAAGCTACCTTATAGTAGCCGATCCAAGAAAGACAAAGCTTGCCTCAAATGCAGACATTTTTCTCCAATTTAGGCCAGGAACAGATGTAGCCCTTCTTAATTCTATTATGTTTGTTATTCTTAAGGAAAATCTCTACGATGAGGAATTCATAAAGAATAGGACAGAAGATTTTGATAAACTTGCTGCAGAGATAGAAAAGTACCCTCCAGAACTTACAGAAGCCATAACTGGGGTAGATGCTGAACTTGTAAGAAGAGCAGCAGAAATTTATGCAAAGTATAAGCCCTCGGCGATACTATATGGTATGGGAATAACACAGCATATACATGGCACAGAAAATGTGATGAGTGTATCAAACCTTGCCCTTATGACAGGGAATATTGGAAAGTACGGTGCCGGTATATTTCCACTTAGGGGACAGAACAATGTACAAGGATCAAGCGATATGGGGGCACTGGCAGAGTTTTATCCTGGTTATATACCTGTGGACTCCGAAGGGGTTAAGCGTTTTGAGGATCTATGGAAAACCGAACTACCAAAGAAGGTCGGTTTAACTCTTTCTGAGATGTTTGATGCGGCGGCCGCAGGCAAAGTAAAAGCAATTTATCTTATGGGGGAAAACCCAGTGATAACTGAAGCAAATGTAGCAGAAGTTGAGAAAGGCATAGAAAATTTGGAATTATTTATTGTGCAAGATATTTTCCTTACCGAAACTGCCAGCCTTGCTGATGTAGTTTTACCTGCTGCCACTGCTCTGGAAAAGGATGGTACATTTACGAACACCGAGAGGAGGGTACAGAGAATCGTCTCTGTAAAGAGCCCGCCGGGAGAGGCAAAGCAGGATTGGTGGATACTCAGTGAAATTGCCCATAGGCTTGTCGGAACCGAAAGATACAGATCTGTTGAAGATGTTTTCAATGAGATAACTCAAGCTATACCAAACTATTCCGGAATAAGATACCAAGATATATACCCAACAGGAAAGCAATGGCCTGTTAATGAACAGAATCCCGATGGGACAGAAATACTTCACACAGTTAAATTTACAAGAGGCCTTGGTAGATTCTATCCTGTAAGCTATGAACCTCCATCG
This genomic stretch from Thermoplasma volcanium GSS1 harbors:
- a CDS encoding OBG GTPase family GTP-binding protein; protein product: MSTIEERIKEIEDEIKRTQYNKATEHHIGLLKAKIARLQMEARAHKGGGHYGFSIPKSGDATVALVGFPNVGKSSLLNVLTNSESEVGSYAFTTLKAIPGVMEYKGAEIQILDLPGIIENASYGAGRGREILSTVRSADLIVIVTDVETGGLDKIVKELYNSGIVVNRRRKNIEIKKTTSGGIRVHKPKNVDIDSEYIRQLMKEFKLVNADVYIREQVNEDDIIEAVQKNYVYIPSIVAVNKIDMNGAFDTSPLTRFGEVFKVSAKNRIGIDELREGIYRSLKLLRVYLRNKAGVVDFDKPLILTDGSTVRDVCRKINRSLIDSFRYAIISGKNRPIGEQRVGIDYPLLDEDIVTIISRN
- the fdhF gene encoding formate dehydrogenase subunit alpha gives rise to the protein MTLTVCPYCGTGCQINVEYRNGHFTVHGYNKSIVNQGKLCIKGYQGLSYSSSSQRLNYPMIRKNGILTKVTWNEALDYVSEKLKTIRNKYGADAVAFQSSAKCTNEENYLMQKIARMFGTNNIDHCARSCHSSTVAGLIKTIGTAAATGSIKSLKSTKTYFIIGSNTTEQHPIIGTTVLKGKKSGSYLIVADPRKTKLASNADIFLQFRPGTDVALLNSIMFVILKENLYDEEFIKNRTEDFDKLAAEIEKYPPELTEAITGVDAELVRRAAEIYAKYKPSAILYGMGITQHIHGTENVMSVSNLALMTGNIGKYGAGIFPLRGQNNVQGSSDMGALAEFYPGYIPVDSEGVKRFEDLWKTELPKKVGLTLSEMFDAAAAGKVKAIYLMGENPVITEANVAEVEKGIENLELFIVQDIFLTETASLADVVLPAATALEKDGTFTNTERRVQRIVSVKSPPGEAKQDWWILSEIAHRLVGTERYRSVEDVFNEITQAIPNYSGIRYQDIYPTGKQWPVNEQNPDGTEILHTVKFTRGLGRFYPVSYEPPSEIADAEYPFILTTGRNYYHWHSGTMTRRSDILERESPSPYVEISMMDAKQLNIRDGQAIDVESRHGRITLPAKVTDKIPTGIIFVPFHFKEARVNLLVGDNLDPYSKIPEFKVVAARVIV